From the Lactuca sativa cultivar Salinas chromosome 9, Lsat_Salinas_v11, whole genome shotgun sequence genome, the window AACCCTTCTGATAGCGAGTGTATGTTGAGTTGGTAGGGGACTCAGCCAGTTGGGTTCATTATTGACTTGAAGATcatcgtactcgacgagttcaaggaatgAACTCGGTGAGTACAAGGCAAAATACCTAgcttatgaagatggactcgacgagttcaaaggtgaactcgacgattcAGTTGAACAAGGATCCCGACGTgtttgaaggtgaactcgacgagctcaaggaagactcggcgagtaggatcatAGTCCAGGGTTCGTGTAGattgtgggactcgacgagttggtaggtcaactcggcgagttgagtcaactcggagtgttgaatttgaccaagttgatctggtttgacttttgagggtattgtggtctaagtgttattttgggtattgatgGTTCGGGGAGTCGAAGGATCAGCAGTTCAGGAGTTGCCGGTtagcagtcagaagtgttcaactagtcttcagcagtgcgaggtgagtctcctcactgtgtgcataGGTCTACAGTTACAATGTTGGCCTATTCTGTTTATGTAtcgtaggaagacccgggggttagccctaggcacttattgTATATGTTCCGGGTTACGATCCAATGTCGAGTGAGGCCCGAGGAATGTTGTATGCTAGAAGCCTTTGTGATTCTTATATGTGTCGGTACGATAGGATTCGGACcgaggtccgatgtcggggcaagcccgaagtACGTTTATATGGTAGTATATTCCAGACtagggtctgatgtcgggcgaggcccaaggAATATTTATAAGtgtatgttagattatacttgttttctttgtgatacttgtatgtgcctggtagggaggtgagtatgggcgaggtctcgtatctcatcactagttgagtatggatggggttccatatctcaatattagcagagtaggggcaAGGCCCGTGATAGGAGagaagtgagtgtgggcgggggcccgtatctcactaacaacaggagtatggacggggttccataattcatcagtagcagaccaggggcggggcccaagataggcgaggtcTTAGTACAAGAGTACAGTAGAGTATGTTTTCATCATGCGCTAGTATGTTATTTGATTACATGTATGTGTATAGCGAGCGAGGCCCGGAGATAGGCGGGGCCTATGAAAGACAGATCTGTATACTAAGCGGGGCTCGATGCTAGAcggggcctgatgccgggcggggcccgatgccgggcaAGGCCCGATGCAGCGGGCGAGGGCCTAGTATGTGGCTATGCGTATGTGGtgtgtggtaggttggggaaatcactaagcttcgtgcttacagttttcagttttggtttcaggtacttccagtagcggagggaagagctcgggatgatcgcatggcacacacaccaagaagttttagtctggaatgtttactctgataaaaagaaTATGTTTTGAGATGATACTCTAATTTGATGGAAACCTTTGCTTAAGAATGAAACGATTTGATACTTATAGCTTATTTAATGTCtttaaaaaggaaatttttgttcatgatttttgggatgttacattattaGTTCATCTATTTTTATTTACTTGTTAAACAAAAATTTAATTTTCACATATACCAAAAAAGTTAATTATATTACATTAccttttattattatattcaaaaaatcaacatgttttatctctacaaatttcatttttaaattaaaaataaagtaaagtaaAAGCAAATACTGATGTGTTGAAGAAAGTTTCTCTTCTTTTCCTTTAAACACTTTCTGAAATTATCAATGAAAAAAATGAATCGATATTCTATATTTCATTATTTTGATGTGAACATTTTTAAAGAGACTAAAAAGAAAAATGACTTTAGAGATGTGAAGAAATGTCTCGGATGGTTTTCGGAGATATGAAGAAATGTCTCAGATgcttgttttatttgttttttattacaGAGCTCTTCTTGTATTTTTGCTAAAGTATGAATTCACAGCGTTATTAACAGAAGTAAACAACAAATAAAAGATTTAAACAttgaattcacaacttaatagaaGAGAAAACAATCACAGTCAACATACATGTGCATCAGGTGGTGTTTCTCCGGACATCAAAGAGAGGAGAGGGAGAGGAGTTGTCAATGTTTCACCGAAGCGGCAAGGCAGCATCGACGGTTGACGACAGTCTCTGGTCTGGTCTGTCAATCTCGCCAGAGCTCGTAGATTTGAAAGCGTAAATCATAGCTCTAAAGTCGAAAATCATAGTTTATCATAGGCGCACTTTAGATCTAAGAGCCTCGTTGATAGATTCGTATGTCTAGGGTTTCTCCTAGGCTTTTGGAATGGGATGTAGTGGAAGGAACACTGTTCAGGTGCTTCGTTAAAGAAAGTGATGTCGCTGGAGAAGGAAACGAAGGTGAGAAGTGGTGACGGTGGGGCAACGATGGTCGGTTTCAGTTCGCCGTAGTGATGAGAATAGAGCTGATGATGGACGGGTATGATGTTGGGTTGGAGCAGCGCCAAACTCTGCAAAAAATCTTTGCATAGGGGAAAACTGACGACTCATCCATCGAGTATAACATTTCCTCCATACTCGAAAGTTATCAAAACAGGATCATCACAACTACCGCAAGATCATGAAGGAACTTCCTAGGGACCACCGATGGTCCTTTGTTGTGAATGTAGTTAATCTATCTTTTTTACCTTATGTTATGCATGTACATCATTTATAAAGTGAAGTCAACGaaatacaaaacaaaaaattatcaACAATTAAGTAAATTTGATCCAATCCAACGCCAACAGCGCATCTAATTCCTACTAGTTATAATTAATTAACCTCATTAATGAACGAAATTAAATTACTAATGCACCTCTCTCCACATTTCAAAATTGATTGATATGTATTTATCcttacatccacacaataattaCCTATCTacatatgaacctaactctctctctctctctctctctctctctctctctctctctctctatatatatatatatatatatatatatatatatatatatatatatatatatatatatatataaccacaaAGATAAATTTGAGAATGaattagttttaaaaaaataataataataaacttgaaTTAAAGAAAAAACctatataaataaaattattttcttgTATCGCCATCCTAAATGAGTTTACTATTACCACACAATAAGACAAATGCAAATTTTGATACTTTCCAACATTtccatcacaaaataccacaatagACCAATCTTAAAAGATGAAAAAATAAGATATATAAACGGCATGCCCTTGGAGTATCAAACTTCCACCAACAGTAACGAAAGCAAATCAGGCTCTCCCCCAAATTGTTATTCTTGTTATTACCAAATATGTATTTAATGGATGGGGTGAATGCaacaaataacaatgtatttatttgatttgtttattatggtGTCCAATTTCCATTTTTTTTCTTCGAGTTAGAGCATTGTAAATCGAGAGATATAGGTCCACACCTCAATGATAGCAAATTAACAATGTCATCCAAATAGGCAAATACAACCCACAACTAAATAGTATAATCGGGtagatttttaaaaatttaatgccctcataagatttttttttttttttttttttttttttttttttttttaagaaaaacaaaACCCCTCAAAAGTACAAGTTATATTTCTGTAGATTTTTCATATTCCAATGCCTTAATAAGAAAATAACCGTAAAACATTGCCATAGAAAGGAATGAAAAAATAACTTAGTAGAATAATGCCAAATATGTATCCAAGAAAAAGACAAGATAATCCATAACATCAGAAAAGATTTTGTTTTTCAGCATGTACATATAGATAACTTAATCATAGATAGGATAGTGTCAACAAGATTACTCAAAGAAAACCAACTCTAAAGTCCAAACAATCACCAATAATCTTTACAAGAACAAACTCCACTTTCAAAATGATGGAACCTCCTTTCATCACGTGCAACGATTGATCTTCCAACCAGCTTTGAAATAATCTTGAATGCATCATGGCAATCAGCACAAATACGATTGTTATTTAGTATTCTTATTGGTGTCCGGGCTGGACTAGTCAAAAGTGCTTCAGATAAAGCAAGCATGCGACTATGCGATAAAAGATCTTCTTCTCTACTTTCATGATCCACATCATGGAGTACCAATCTAGTCTGGGCCACATATCCCACTTCTACCATGTGTTGTTTTAGACACCTAAGTTGACTGTATATCTTCTCATGATCAAGGGGAGATGTATCCGAGGCCCTAAACGGAAAAGTTTCGGTTTTAATTTTCAGGAGATTCAACGTTGAtgatttatttttttgattttctttttcttttgcaaTATCTGAAGGCTTTATTGGTATGAAGCCTTTCTCTGGTTGTTTATCTAAACGAGAAAGGTCTAAAAGGTTAACAATCTCAGCACAACGGTTTTCGAGTTCTAAATCACCGTGAACCCTAGATTGATTCATCATAATTTCCCAAATTTCTGCACTTGGCTTCATCGGCATCTTTTCTATTAATTCCAATGCTTCATTTAAGTACCCTGAACTCCCGAGCATATCGACTACACGGACATAATCATCCATGGATGGAACAAGATTGTAAGTCTTGATCATTGACTTGAAATGCAAGAGCCCTTGTTTCATGTCTCCTAAGACACTACATGCAGCAAAAACCCCGTGAAACATCTGATTATCGGGTTTTAATCCGACCTTTTCGAATTCGGAGAACATTTTGATTGCGTCTTCTCCACGGCCGTTTTTAGCAAACTCTGTTATCATGGTGTCCCAAGAAGTAAGATTTCTTTtgggcattttatcaaacacgttATATGCGTCTTCCATGGAACCACAATTCGAATACATCTCCAAGATTTTGTTGCAAATGTGAACATCAAGATGATGCCCTGACCTTGTGAGCTGGTTATGGACAAGTTTAGCTTCTTTAAGTGCCTGAGATTCTCCGCATGCTTTCATCAAGAATAGATATCCAGGCATTTCAACTGTTACTTTCTTCAGCTCAAGTAAACCTAAAACCTCAACAGCTTCCTCTAACTTCTTGTCCTTGCATAAAGCATTAAGCTCCTCAAGTAATCCCTTTCCCTCACCAGCTTCATGTGACTTCTCGTTAGGTTGAGACTTTACCATGCCACTATAACACCTATTTGAGATTTGAAAATTTGCTGCACTACTCTTCTGATTATAACAACCATTGACGTTATAATGGCTGTGACGATGTAAACCATGATCGCCCATGTAACAGCTCTGCCCAAAAGCCCCACTTAAACTTCTCTGAAAATCCATGGAAGTTTCTCTATAAAATCCATTAGGGTGTTGGCTATATTCAATATTACTTTCTCTAGAAGACCAGTCCTGTCCACTCCCAGTACGTGGGACCTGATTAGGGTTTTGGAGATCAAAGATCTCATCGATGGTATCAGAATTGAGCGTGCTAAATTTTTTAGCAAAAGGAAGGACTTTGAAGGAACTATCTATGCAATAACTGCGTGAAGTATTTGTACCATTGCATACCTTATAGAGATGATTCAGAGATTTCATCGTTTGGAGTGACCTCACTGTTGATTTAAACATGCTTTGCTTGTCGAAGTGAATTGGCGTCCGACTGTGTTTTCGGCGGCGGCACAAGGGGAGCGATAGGCCGTTGCGAATCCAGGATCTCTAAAGTCTAATCGACCAAGGCTGCTTCATACCATATATGATATGTAGAATAATATGAAGAGAAAATGTCATATATTTACATGTTAATCTCATTCGATTTAAACCTTATAAAACTGGAAAAAAGATTCGCTGGGATGTATCCTAACAACCCAACAACAAAAGCCGAATACAATacattttatatcttataaagagTAAACTACAAAAATAGTCCACGGATGGTCCGCGTGGGTTTGTTAAATTTAAAACATGGTAATTATCTTTATTTTTCGTTTTAtatttagttaatttttttatttttttatatatttaatcatttaatttttatatttgtttACATATTGTCATTTTCACCTGTTGCATCGGGTCACAATGGTACGTGAACAAATTGATAGTTAAATGTGTATGAAAaaagaaaattacataaatgtgaacaaaatgaaaagttaatTATCCTGATAagtcattttctttatttttaatagcaattttatttttcatttttgttagtattatttttttcaaactttttaaaatatccataatttcttaaatattaattaaatattgattaattttaaactttactttttaattaataaatatgtttttgttttgtgaaaaaaattatatagcctcttataattttttttcttttgtttttaagcagatacaatatttttaaagtaaataatatctaacaataaaaatataaagattTCAACCCCGCCCCAACCTACTCCTATGAAAATTACATAGAAATtacttttaatataaaaatataaagatTCTAACCCCGCCCCAACCTACTCCTATGAAAATTACATAGAAATtacttttaatataaaaatataaagatTCCAACCCCGCCCCAACCTACTTCTTCATCTCCTTTGCAACCCCTACCTCCCACGGTCCAAGTATCACTACCTCTTTACAGCACACATCCCAAAGGATTTTAAGGTGTGTTAGGTAAAAGTAGTTGTTAGCTGGAAGCTGATAGCGGGTAATGGGTAGCTGAaagctgtagcttttatttgttatatgagtgttTGGTAAAAGTAGCTACAAGCTTTTGAAATGTATAAAATCACATAAAaggataattttaaaaaaatatatataaaaatatatttttaagggcaattataaaaattgatttcaaaagttcagagcgttttgttaaacgctacataaaGTAGCTTTGAACATTGTGTTTAAACTAAAAGTCAAACGCTCGTACCACCAAACAAAGCTTTTTGTTTAAAATTTGTTGTTATGTCAAAATCTAAAaactagaagctctcaaacgcctCCAAAAGCTTCATGTCAAACATGTCCTAATACATATTCATCATTAATCATATAACTTGTTTTACATTCTCATTTAGAACTTGTGTGTGCTTATCTTCAACAAACCTCTATATCTTTTTTAGAAAAGCATTTGCCAAATTCACCAGGTAATATCAGTGCGAATTTGAACTGTAGAGATCAATTAGCTGGTATAAATGAGGAATGGCCCAGATGGATATCCATTGACAGCTCTGATTTATATAATGATGGATGAAACCCAAATTACAAACCATATATTCTTAATTCACAGACAAACTTAAACATATGTTATTGTACTTTGATTTTCATAATTTGCTATAATTTTCTTGTACTTTGAGGTGTTTTATTAAAGATTCAAACCCTTCGATGGCAGTGAGTTTAACTAggttttgaagattttttttttagaaaaagataGAGGGGTGAGTTTGACTACGTGTTGTATTAGAGATTCAAAATCTCCCATCCTCTTCATCTCAGAATTTGACTCGCATCATCGCCATCATCCGAAAATAACTACCATAAGCTTCATCTTTTTCGGCCAAATTaagattatagaaaaaaaaaagtgttaAAAAAGGAACATAACTGGGTAGAATTTTACATCAATTATATTTGTATACTTAAATTCTCAACAAATATTTGTGTTTGGTTGTCATAAATTTGGTTTTGTATATTGTTTATATTTGAAGGTCATCATGAAGAAGTCAGTGTTGGAGGAAGAAATGGGAATTGTAGCGTGAATGAATTATTGAATTTGTTTTTGGATATGTTTGAAGAGTTGCACTTTTCATTTTGTATATTGTTTCTATTTTCTAATTATCATTAAATTTGCTTTTATAGTTGTTTAGTTTTTAAATATACTAAAATTactaattcatatatatatatatatatatatatatatatatatatatatatatatatatatatatatatatatatatatttattattttttataataggAGTTTGACGAATACGATAATGATGATTTGGATTCAAATACCACAAATCAATTGCAATTACACCTTCTTGAGCCAAGAGCTAAAAGAACTTCTTCCATTAATATGCTTGACTTTTGGAAAGGCCAACAATATAGGTATCTAGAATTAGCTAAATTAGTTGTGGATATACTTTGTGTTCCCGCTTCATTGATATCATCTTAATTGAATTTTTGTCTTGGTGTAAGAATATTCAATGAATATCGAAGTCCCATGAAACATGATGTGGTTGAAACTTTGGTTTGTACTACGAATTGGTTGTTTGGAGAAAAAGGTAATATTTCATAATTTTCGTTTTTTTCGTATTaactaaaattttgttttaatttttcgttttttgtatTCCTTATGCAATTGATTTTAATGTGGTCGTTGACAATCTAACTCAAAATGTAATGAATCTTaacatcaatgaacacaatacaAAGGCTACAAATTCTAACAAACTTTAAGTTGTAATTTGATGACTTCTTTGTAGTACAAATAGTAGAAGACATAAAATTACTTATATAGCTTACAAAAGATCATTTGATTTTGTATATTGTTTCTATTTGAAGGCCATCATGAAGAAGTCAGTATTGGAGGAAGAAATGAGAATTGTAGATTGAATGAATTATTGAATTTGTTTTTGGATATGTTTGAACAATTGTACTTTGTATGAATgctttcattttttaattttatttggaTGTTAAATGTTAATGACTTTATGACTTTATGTTGAAAACCTCTTGTTTGATGTTAATGACTTTAATGACTTTATGACTTTATGTTggaaaatctcattttttttaaatgtgttgtttatttattaaacGGGTTATGCGGGTTGGGTTCGACGCACTGACTTGTGAACCCCACGAACCCACATACTTTAGCGGGTTATCTGGGTTGGGTTGATCTTTCCAATCCGCCAACCTGTGAGCcaccaacccatatattatatgggttgggttgagttTATTAATTATGACCCgcaacccgaacccaacccaatTTTCAGGCCTAGATGGGGTGGGTGAGGATAGTTTTTCAAATTAATACTATTAGAGATTATAAAAACGATATAAAAaaagggaaaaatagtcttttcATATAGACAAAAGGATTGAGACTGTAATTTGTTAAATCacagtgtaacgtcccaaaatactAGTAAAAATTTTCATTATCAAAACATCAAAAGGATATAACCATTTATTTTCAAAACCAATCAATGTATAAAATTTTCTAAAACATCAGAGTGAATCAAATAAATAGTGTGGAATAAACTCCAAGGGATGTTGTGTGATCTGTCGAGCTCCTCCCTTTGGAAccaaaagtacttgaaacatttaaatcacaaaaccatcaacataaagtttagtgagttccccaaaataccacataaccatATGGGCCCCGCCCATAATATAGCGAGTCCTACCCATTCAATCCAAACAGGCCCCGCCCATATCACATATCAGGCCTCACCCATCATACATAATGGGCCTTGGCCAATTCACATAACAAGCCCCGCCTATCACATAAGAAAAAGTCACAAAAATAGCTAGAAttctacatagtatagtgagaagattcacctcaCGAACGTATTCAACAGCTAACAGGCTCACACAGTCAAAAAAGTGGATGCTACACACCTCCTAATGAATCACACAAGGTAAACTCTTAGTCTACCTTCTATAAATAGCCATTTTACTAAAAGTCAACCCAAGtccgaagtcaacggtcaaggtcattTCTAGTTGCCTTCCACGTCGTGGCCAACTAACGACCACAACATGGTCATCTAACTTAATCCCAATAAAACTTCGCTTACCACGTCGTAACAAACCTGATACCATGCCATGGAAGAATCCAAATAATACAGTCACGACCAACCCAATTTCTATGTCGTGGCAAGCAAGTCACCACGTCGTGGAGATTATATAGGGACAACTTAATGAGTTAAGCTCTTAACTTCAAATCTCAAGAGCTCCAAGGCTCATATCTGAATCTCTAcaaggtcttgatggataaagtttccaactttatcaattAAGACACATGAATAAGTCAATATCTCTACTCCAAAGCTCTTAATCCTAGCACCAAAGGCATAAACAACAAAATGATTCATGCAAGACCACTTTCCAACCAATACCATGGTACTCAAAGGCTCTGGAGTACACTCAAACTCCAAGGACAATAAGATTGGGAATAAAAATCTCGTAAAGGACCCAAAACAAGATCTAGAGAAACAAAGAGCATGTTTGAGACTTTTTACCTCCACAAGGTCTGAAATGGGATGAAGATGTTAGATCTACACTGGAACCAAGCTAACAAACTACAATATGAGCTTATCTTTCCTTtaagtttcaaaaaaaaatgtcttcaCACACAAAATACACACAAATAGGTTagttgatattgccatatttatacatatttctaggaaatatttaagtacatttttataaatattttggttatttacaTAGAATAATGTTACTTATAAGGTTAATttatattttgcagccaaaaagaagaTATATTGAAGaaagggactaaaagcgttaaagaATGGAACTTTGGATATTAAAGGGCTTAAAAGATAAAAATCCAGCAGAAAACACGTTCTCATAACATGAGTATTCAATGCTTACGACGTGAGTAAGGTCTTTCCAGAAGATAAACATCGCGTAGTAGAGTCCTTGTCAAACACGAATAACGATTGAACTCACGATGTGAGACACATATGCTCATGACGTGGGTGTGGATAATTCGAAAATTATAAATAGACCTTGATCCCTACGGTTTAGGGAGGTTAGCTGACTTGAGAGAGGGTTCGGAAGTCAAAAATCAGAGAGAAATAAGGCCTGGAAATTGGGTTGAACACCAAGGAAGAAGTTCATAATTCAATTTTTAGTTTGGtacttttatacatgtttttttgTTATAACTTGTTTGTGTTTATTTGTTAAAATGTCCAGCTAAATCCtgctgcttctgttagctagatgaagctacAACTCATGGTTTTATTCTATTGATTTAGACTTTTCTTGTTGGTTAATGTCTTGTGTTTGATTGATTACACCTAACATGCTTAATTTGATACAAGATTGCTTAAACTTCTTATTCTGTGTAGTTAGTGACCATTAATCTGCATGAATTTGATTACCtggtaatttagtgaacattagattattagagctaagatcaaaccaatcttagataagtaattgaacTATTGaatttagctgtgctagagaactcaTATTGTGGCCACAATTATGTTTATTAATtcaatcttacatagctccaatCATATCTAATATATTGATTTTGTGTCAAAttatgtgtgaccatacatagctCTACATGAATTAGTTtaatattagtaaatttggaatTGAATTGCTAGTAATAttttaattggtaaccaacaagAGTTGTCCTAATCAACAGTTAAACCGTTGAGGGAAGGTGGATTCAAACTAACAAAAGTGTTTTGTTATTTGATTGAATTAAGTTAAGaaattaagttcatctaaacttgcaaaattagataaaaaccatTACTTTGCTAGAaatttaggttaatttaatagtagatAAATTAATCAATTAAAATTGTTCCCTGTGTTCGACCCCGACTTACTTAGACTACATTACaatccgactaggtacactgcctaggtgcatattggttagttaagttagttaggaaataaatttaaaattaataggtgtagctatttgcacgcatcaagtttttggcgctgtTGCCGGGGAACGACCATTTTTGTTGTTAATTTATTTGCTTTAggttaatcgatcctttttgtggggtaaaacctgcaaaaagttatttttcagcctAGTTGTTTTTTTGTTCAGCACTGAATTCATGACGTGAGCTTTcaaggctcacgacgtgaatccaatcattttctttttctttgtttttgttcagttttacatttttatttttgtttattttgtagTAGTTCATGACCAGAGGTTCCAACACGCctttggtgccaccacttgaagatccagaGTCAGTCATTCACAAAAAGACGGATAAGAACGCAGGAGTGAACGAAACACCAAAGAAGTCACCTTTCAAGGATCTCAAATCAGTATTTGGAAAGAAGTCAGGAAAGAAAGTGGGAGAGTCATGTACCTCATCAAAGGACAAAAGCAAGTTATAAAACTTTGATCAAATAATTAACCCACAAGAATCCGAGTACGAATCCGAGCTTGAATTTGCATTAGAAAGGAGTGAGAACGAAGATAGCCAGAAAACGAGATGGAAAACATTGTGGATATGTCCATGGGAGCATACAAGAATCGGATAAGAGACGATGTCGGTCCCGGGCTAGTACAACCTACAATTCCCGCCACTACAACTTCGAGTTGAAATGACACATTTTTGTTGCACTTAAGGATGTACCATTTTATGGAAAGGACCATGAGGATGATTACAATCACTTAGATGAAGTTAATGACATTGGGGACTATTTCAATATCCTAAATGTTCCAAGAGAGACCGTGTTGTTAAGGATGCTTCTCATTACTTTTAAAGGAGCTGCAAGAGATTGGTTGAAAGCACTTCCACCCAGTGCAATTACTACTTGGGCACAGATACGTGAGCAATTCTTGGAACAATTTTGCCCCCCATCAAAAATatctaaactcaagaaggcaatatcCAACTTTGAGCAAAATCCTGATGAATCACTTTATGATGCATGGGAGCGTTATAAGGGGTTGCAAAGGAATTGTCCTTAAAATGACCTCAACATACACCAAGAAGTATCTATCTTTTATGACGGGGTGAATGTCATGACAAggaaactccttgattctcaaggaccactTACTAAGAAAAATCGAGTGAAGTAaaggaattgattgaagaattgTCAAAGCATTCTCATGAGTACCACAATCCAAGAAATGAAGGAGCAAGAGGCATTGCGGCTGGAAATTCTGAAGACATGGCTGATGTACTAGCTATGCTTGACACAATGGACAAAAAAATGACCAAGATGGACCATTCAATTCATGGTATAAGAGTTGGATGTGAAAGATGCAATGGTCCACACTTGAAAAAAGAATGCC encodes:
- the LOC111882788 gene encoding pentatricopeptide repeat-containing protein At2g25580, with translation MFKSTVRSLQTMKSLNHLYKRSLSGAFGQSCYMGDHGLHRHSHYNVNGCYNQKSSAANFQISNRCYSGMVKSQPNEKSHEAGEGKGLLEELNALCKDKKLEEAVEVLGLLELKKVTVEMPGYLFLMKACGESQALKEAKLVHNQLTRSGHHLDVHICNKILEMYSNCGSMEDAYNVFDKMPKRNLTSWDTMITEFAKNGRGEDAIKMFSEFEKVGLKPDNQMFHGVFAACSVLGDMKQGLLHFKSMIKTYNLVPSMDDYVRVVDMLGSSGYLNEALELIEKMPMKPSAEIWEIMMNQSRVHGDLELENRCAEIVNLLDLSRLDKQPEKGFIPIKPSDIAKEKENQKNKSSTLNLLKIKTETFPFRASDTSPLDHEKIYSQLRCLKQHMVEVGYVAQTRLVLHDVDHESREEDLLSHSRMLALSEALLTSPARTPIRILNNNRICADCHDAFKIISKLVGRSIVARDERRFHHFESGVCSCKDYW